In the genome of Streptomyces sp. 846.5, the window CTTGACCTTCTTGGCGTCAGCCGGGGAGACCTCGACCGTGCCGGCAAGGCGACGGGTCAGCGTGGACGCCTTGTGCTCGAGGTAGTGACGACGGCCGGCGCGCT includes:
- the rpmI gene encoding 50S ribosomal protein L35, producing MPKNKTHSGASKRFKITGSGKVLRQRAGRRHYLEHKASTLTRRLAGTVEVSPADAKKVKKLLGK